ACTTCATTAATGATCAGGAAGCTAAGGCTTTAGCCTGGCGGACCATTACCCAGGGTCTTAAAAAACTGGGGAGGTATTGTAccgttatttatatatattccagGATCATGTTTCATGATCCCTCTGGTAAGTTCATATAAAATGTGGTggcattttcaaattttatacatattaatcaATGTTCAATGATGCTATTTAAGCATGTATTATCTGATCTACAAATCTATAATGTAGAAATTCTAATTTTACTGAGAATATTGATATCGtgcgattttattaaattattattatttatgatcaatttaataaataattcaattataaaataataaatctattctgacgaatatttttttaatactttactGAATTAATATCTAgtttatatggatatatattaattatcattatcagaTTGAAGAACATTCCTCGACCAAAGATGCAAGTATGCGTATTGGGCGATCAACAACATTGCGATGAAGCCAAAGCAAACAACATCCCATACATGGATGCAGAAGCTTTGAAAAAGTtgaacaagaataagaaatttGTAAAGAAACTAGGTATATTGtcaagcttttttttttaattttattattatactttagtaaattttcttttccaaaaacctgcaaaaatttaaattatattttatgtatagaCATAAACTATATCTTATGTACCTTCCCAAAAGCAccatcattaatttttatttataatattggtGGTCGTCGAAAGGAAGGAGAGCAAAATTCTACACCGGGTGAGGGCAATGTGATTTTTCCATGTTGCTCCTCAATGTGTGTAGAtacaatcatttttaaataatattattaattatgaaaaattcagtttatatatatatatatatatgaagttcaataaatatttgtatagaaattaagtaatataaatatgaatacatAGAAACAcaacatattaatattctaataagatttattattttaacagcAAAGAAGTACGATGCGTTTTTGGCCAGTGAATCTTTGATCAAACAAATTCCACGTTTGTTGGGTCCTGGTCTAAACAAGGCAGGTAAATTCCCTGGTCTTCTCTCTCACCAGGAATCCATGGTCGCAAAAATTGACGAAGTCAAAGCTACGATCAAGTTTCAAATGAAGAAGGTAAATTCtatggaataaaataataacgttaataataatataatttttatatattctcttcctataataacttttattttcaaataggTACTTTGCTTATCGGTGGCAGTAGGACACGTAGAAATGACTCCAGATGAATTAGTACAAAATGTACATTTGTCGATCAACTTTTTAGTTTCATTGTTGAAAAAGCATTGGCAAAACGTACGTTCTTTGCATATTAAATCTTCCATGGGACCTCCTCAAAGATTATTCTAATAAGTTATTGATACTTATACACGATGAATGTAAAACGcaataaaacaaatgaaaaaaaaaaatatatatatatattgtttattacaTATAACTGTTatggattaaaatttttttctaacgtaAAAAGCCTAATTGAAGAATTTGTATTCATTCGTCAATAGTaacgttttaatttaatatcagaGAATTAAAAGCATATGACCAAAGGACGCCATTTGTTCCATTTACAGTCCTCTCCAAAAGTTTATACATCcgagatacgatatgaagtgAGTTACAAAAGGATGCAAGATACGAATAAGTAAACGCATTTcaattcaatgaaaaatatttggcGGGAAATAAATATCGCTTTTATGAAAATGTCCTTAAAGGTATTTGCCAagtaagaagaatagaaaacaaaatgcGGATACCTGCGACTTAAATCACATTTATTTAGAGAAAAATGACCTGCTAGAAAGATTTCTAAGGATAATTTGGCGTACACGTGCAGTTCCACAAAGGCGCAGGTCTACTGTTCAAAGTAGTTACGCTATTTTTGACAAGTTTTATAGGGGTTGCTCTTGAGACTCCTGGGAGGCTCTTGAAGAAGCACATGGTGTCGTATTCCGTTGTCCCATCAGCGGATGCTACCAGTCTGTTCGAGTGTGTCTTAGGGACAAGATACATGTCATACTACtacgttctttttttacgatattttaatggttattgttctttcttttctttctttctttttttttttcattttatttttctttttatttttcttattacaaatctttatttatatttatcgtcattaattattttacttcaAGACGATGTTGAGATTCTACTGTGTAATTATTCTCTCGATGGATAATATTCTATTGGAAAAAATCGAAGAATGAAATGGAAATTTTACAGGTAATgaatagtaatatattatcgCAATAGAATTTctgaataaaatttgtaacaCGAGGTGGGGAGTGAAATGCAGATATCCAGAGAAAGGAAATGGACGTGATTGAGTATTATGATTAAAGGAAATACGAGTgttgaataagaataaatggaTCTGGTTTAGATGGTGGTGGTTCGCAAAGGGGTGGCTTAACAAAAAATGGAATGATGAATCAGAATCATCTttatcgacaatatcgatatctCTCCGTGGATACAAATTTAActgtaagataaaaaaaataattaaattctttttaaaatatataaatcaatactATTTGGGATTTCTCTCATATTATTTTACTCGTTGTTTTGTATCCATCCACGTGTTTGCGaagttaacgataaaaaatttccaaTGACATCGATAAAGAAGATTTCGATGTAGTCGATAAGGAAGATTTGAACGCAATTCAATTATCATCCCACGTTTTCGCTAAACTCCGCCCATTTTTACTCCCTCCCATCACAATTGCTATTTCCACCAAtcacaaataaatttatcccTTTGCTAATTTTCCCACTACTTCTAAAATCCGCCCATTTTTAATCTCGTCATAAGCATTTTCACCAATTATTATCCATAACTAtgaccattttttttctctccagcATAAACACTATTTTATCTCCACGCCcccattatcgttactattattattatatacaaaattaaatttattttttgagaGTAGTAATCACTAATACGTGTTAGAactattgattttacattaacaatatgtgaatagtgaataaaaaaactttttttctttcaatacgTTGGAGTACGTACAAGGAAATTAAAGTGGATATTATAAGTTTAAAAagatcaattatattaattaaatgataaatataatcgtggaaaagaaaaaaaaaagagaaattgctCGTCGAacacaaagaagaaaatagtgGGATCGTGAAGTAGAAAAATGTATACAATTCTTTcgcgaatattaataataactaaccattgaaataattaaaaaactgtatattttatgataaaaatataaaaatatctcggATCGTTGAAAAAGATCTATAGTAGTTTATGTTTGATCAATAAAGTGATCGCGAAAGTGTCACTTTGAGTGAGAATGGACATTCTTATCAGTGATATCAGTGGACAGCAAAGGCAACATAACGAGAAAGATTGTCAATGAGTAAGTTGAACAATGATTAGTATCAGGAAGCCATAACGTTTTTAAAGTTCCACGTTCTTGAAATATTAGTAATCCTTGAAATTCTCTCAAGTCAATACCAATTATGTCGATAATAGTgtatttattagaatataatcCTGAGACTAGCGTAAAGTGTAAAACGTGAAATTTGTGTTTGTTGTGTTTattgaagggaaaaaaaaataaataaataaataaaaaataaaaaagaaggaaaagaaaaaagaaacaacaaaatacATTGATTGGATCTAACGATCGAGTAAAAGTTATGAAGGCAAGTTGTcactatagaaataataagctTTAcaacagacagagaaagagaaagagagagagagagagagagagagagagagagagagagaagaatattcAATCTTTACGTAAATTTATCGCACGATTCAAAtgatatatactataatttaatattgcgAATTCCAGactttctataatttttaatttttataactttatttttctttgtgcatatcaaatatttttttattatatcaaatatcgaTCTCAAATTTGAATGATCAAGTTTTTCGGAATTTTTTGATttcaaataattcgataagATTGACGAATATCTAtatctgtgtatataaatattctataaatattatatatatatatatatatatatatatatatatatatatttcttaataaaaatagtaatatgataaatttcaCTGACTACTTGAAATCTggtttataaatttattctttttatatttgcttactgttttaatcgttatctATCATCTACCATATCTGTCGATTACAAGTATAAACCTCGTAAGAAAAAGACAATGTAGATATTGTTACgtttaaaaattctctttcacatttttatccagaaatattattttatcgattataacaagTTATATCCTACATCGGTTACATCCCGTGATATAAAACTATCTTTTCGCGAatgattttctatctttcctgTTAACAATGTTGGACGTTGATCAggaaaatatagaatatattaatctttttaatgttaCGCTATTTCGTAAttgatcattaataaaaatatataataataataacattgttaaacataattaaactacgaaataataataataaataatattaacacgtaaaatatacaataatataatatacaatgcaatacgatatatatcttataatattattaattatacaaaaaaaataatatatatatatatatatatattttttttttatttctttttaatataacacAGATAGTAAGTTGAAAGAGATGATACTAAAAAAACGTTTACAATTGTTGCTTTACATTTTACGAGTTTTTTACGTATTCGGAGAGGAGGATACAAATGAAAGGAATACAAATTCTGGAATAATATCGAACGTTATTCGAGAATACTCTTTCTtcgataagaacgaaaatttatctaataataaaacggAAGTAGACATTGATATGCCTACGAAAAGTTCTATAACGTCCGAAAATTATGAGGACGTCGAATACGATGAATGGAATTTTTCACAAAAGTTTAATAaagattcattaaaaattcatttcgatCTGTGCGAACAAACAAACGCGTCAAATGGAATGGGTGAGTCTAAAAAATACCTATgtcgtaaatataatttttttctttttttttttataccgtattatagttaatagtaaaataatattttattgaacgaTTTATTCATAATCGTtgcgtataataataagatctgATATGATCGTGATAAAAAATGatcatttctttaaattaaggATTCTCAACGTATGTTTCATATATACCTTCGATATATTCCATGAAAAGCGTACATACATTAAGTACAAAATTTAAtgtgcgtatatgtgtgtatatatgtattattttattttcatcaataTACTATAACtatagttttatttatctacataaaaaatatatcaaaattacatagaaatatatttccagaaattatatgaaatatataaagttgAGAAtcactattttaaattggtcAAATTTTATCGGTTTGTTACTACGATTATTTActtggaaaaaaagatatatatatatatgtatgtttgtttgaatattttatttattaaatccaaaataaaaaaaataaaaaaataataataaaaaaaaaaaaaaaaaaaaagaaatagaagaagtacatttttatatatagttttagAAATTGAAGACGTAAAGCATTTGATGATAGAAGCAGTAGATAccgaaagaatattaatttcttggaTGGCGCCATGTTCAGCTATAaacaatattcttattaattatactattGTAACATATTCATatgatcaaattaaaaaaacggaagatatatcaaatacattatcttatataagatataacgTTACCGGACTTAATCCATGTACACCTTATACGTTTGAGGTATTTGTAATCGCAGGACATAATAGATCAAATGGTTATAATACAACAGGAGAAACAAGTTCTAATCGTAagtatcatttataatatacatacgtgtatacatTTGATACTTTATTAGACACTTTAAAATTGACCAATGcacatatttacattttagtTACATACATCGAAGATGTTCTAAATTTACGTATTAATATACCTACTAATGATAAGCTAAAAGATGGTGATATTGGGTTGGAATTGACTTGGGATGCtccagaaaaatatattaaatgtattgattattataagatCATACAATGCATTAAAGACTCttgcaatgaaaataatacaagTGTTAGTATTACAAATACTACAAGCTATATTATATGGGGTCTTGAACCTTGTACGGAATACTTTTATactgttaaaataatatcttcgtCATCTATAGAATCGCCTGGAAAAAGTATATACAacacgacaaaaataataagtaagattttttaagattataagctatgaaaaaaatgattatgtaatgtatatatatatatatatatatagaaatataaatattatcaatataattcatCCATAGCATCAAGTGAGCCACAATCATTGAACGCAGAACCTGGTGATTTTGCTTTAAGCATTCACTGGCTACCACCAATGGTTGGCTATCAATGTGTccaagaatataatattacaatatctgACACGTTATGTGTTTATAATAAGTCTACCACAAATACCTCAGAAGTTATGAAGAATTTGCATGCTTGTACTTCCTATATGATTTATGTTATTcccattaataaaatatcttcaatTGGAACCTTAGCTACTACAAagggaaaaacaaataaaagtagTATGTAACACAGTGACATTAAAAAATCTGCTTAATAAATTAGATTgccatataattatataggatttattttaattttgtagtAACAGAATCTCCTGTAGTACATGCAAGTAAATGtggaatttataatatatcaataacatGGTGTATTAAAAaggtattaaataataattgtacacTGAAATCTATAATAGTTATGTGTAATTATGTGAAAATCAATGGGCATGGTTATCTACCAAAATCAggagaagttaaaaaaaatttggacGAACATATAAAATTACCTATGCTTGAAAATATAACTGTGACAAATTTAAGTCcttatacaaaatattcatGCCAGGGAATTATTGTCAATGAGGCAGGAAACAGTTCGTTAAGTGAACCAGTAAATGTTACAACATTAGAagatagtaaatattatatagaaatgcaTATTATTGTGCATACCACAGacatagaatataataatattattaattttttttagtatCATCTCCACCCATTATTAAGGTCAAAAATATAACAGATACTcgatttactttattttgGCAGAATCCTATATATTTGCCAGGAATATTGACAgcgtttgaaataaaaattacatggTATACACTTTTCGAAAGACCAGATTGGTGTACTAATGATACTTTTGGCACTGTtatcatttcaaatattactGGTACATCATTAGATTATTTAAATGGGAAACCATACACAAATTATACCGTAAGTATAAAAGGTAGAACTGCTGCAGGTTGGAGTGATGATAGTAAATTGATAACATTTGTTACATTGCCAGGAggtatgttttatataatattttttatttttctataaatttcgataaatttcaatagattataatgtataaactttttttcagTTCCAGGAATCGTTTCTAATATTTCacatattattacaaaaaatgaACATAACGATCAATGTGATGATATACATAATGATCAATTAGATACAGTTGTAACATGGGATTTACCATGTTCCTTAAATGGAAAAATTGAGTCTTTCTTTGTGTCGGTGCATGGTATAAGAAATGGTTATGATCCACACATTTTCtctattaagaaaaattatagtaaaattgttgagaaaaattatgtatattcaaTGGTTCTTCCATCACTAAAAtcagaatataattatacactTAACATATCAGCTAAAGTTAGAGATGTTGAAACTTGGAGTTTACCAGCAACTTATAGTGATATTTTGTATCCTGCTAAGTGTATGTATTTCATTCTTCcccaaatttatatatatatatatatatatatatatatatatatatatatacacactttgtttttaaattattaattataagacTCATGTTcactaataatttttatataatgcaTACCAAGTCATTGATATTTgcttttatacaaatatatatatatatttatgattttatttattattgcagGTCCACCAGAACCTaatgaagaatatataaaatcaattagcATAGATCCATATAAAGCACGTAGATCTACTACATCAGTCACCATTTTGCttccattattttctaatgataatggtttaattaaatattatgccATTATGGTTTCAAAAAAAGGATTTAATGTTGGtttaaataatagttttaatGTGACCGAACAAACATGGCCAGATACTCCATCATGGGAGGAGTCCATGAATAATGATTTCTCTATAGTTTATCAAGCTACCGGATCGCATTGGCATCCTTTTCgtgagtaaaatataaataaaacaaaaaagaaaaaagaaaaaaaaacttctctGCTtgaatatacaatttataaatatttgtgtaTTCATTTTAGCAAATTATGTTGCTGACTATGGACACATAAAAGCAGTAAAATATGTACTTGGTGAAGACACAGCTTGTAAAGAAATATCATCTAATACAAATAAACGATTGTATTGTAATGGACCACTTAAATCAGATACATGGTATGATGTTAGAATGCGTGCATTTACTTCCAAAGGTTTTAGGGATTCGCCTGCTTTTTTGATAAAGACAAGTTCGTATTAAACAGATGTTGCAATAAAACAAAAGCTACGCGTTacatccttttttattattctaactACAGAATGTCATTATAGATGCAGAGTTAAACGTTGGCGTTGTAATTGGAATCGTTcttggaattttatttttgggGATTTTGACGACGATGATGCTTTTAGTACGAAGATGTTCTCCGTACACGTAAGTGttcaaattcttcttctttttttttttattttatttgtgtaATCTTCTAAATAATTTGGAACTTTtctaatatgaaaatattaaataatcatattttaattaatgttaagATATTCAATACACATATAGTTAGTCACATTGATCAGTTATACATTTATgagaaataatcaatatttattctatGACTCAGAAGGATGTTATAGCTATAACAACCAAGGTTACTGAATGCATTTGTCATGAATGCAGAGTATGTGTCACTTCACAGCAGTTACAAAAAGTGATGGTTAACCacaaaatcataattaattgcactaaatatatttatcatgattgtatttaacataaaataatacaaatagtGTTATAGCTTCATTACAGTTAAGTCACTATATTTAGTTATGGCTTTGAACTTTTGGCGAAGAAAatcattatatcttttttggaTAAAGTGCGTGTATTAGAATTTGTTATTTCAACttgagaattattttttcattacttttcttttttttttatttagatacaGTTGTTTGtatgatatcaataattattatttattataatttatatcattgcatttggatatattttaataagattCAGCATAAATAAATTCTGCTTAATGATTTGATTCATTACGATTAATGacttaaattataaaaataagttttagattaataaataagataatttatttgtgTCATTACAGAATATTTCGTCAAGTTTTAAATTCTGATATGCCTGGATCACCATTGCCTACTCcatttacaagaaaaaaattccttGCGCACTGCCAAGAACTTATTGACAATCCTGGTAAATTAAGTAATGAATTTAGGTTGCTTCAAACTTTGAGCGTGGATCTACAGATGCCAACGAATACTGCTTGTTTGCAAgctaatagaaaaaagaatcgatattCAGACATTTTACCatgtatgaattatatttcgtttaaacATAATGATTCTATAcataaatcatattaatttcatattttatgctTACAGATGATTTTTCAAGAGTGAAATTAGAAGTAATTGATAATGATCCTAACACCGATTATATTAATGCTTCATTTGTAAAAGTAAGTAAATTAagatataatgaatttaatgtatatgataatatataaattatatgatagGGTTATAGCGGAGAGGATGAATATATAGCTTGTCAAGGACCAAAAGAAGATACAATATATGATTTTTGGAGAATGATAGatcaatatgaaataaatattattgtcatgttAACTCAATTAATTGAGAAGGGTAAAGTAAGTATTATTtcacataatattaataaactgttgattattggaataaaatagtattatacattatttttcagGTAAAATGCCATCAATATTATCCAACAATTAGAGAAACTTTtggatatgaaaatataaccATAAGATGTACAAGCGAATTAGATTTTAGAACATACACTCAAAGgacattaatattacaaaaggtttctatttaatagaaaatatttttattatatttgtgttataagttatattttatctaGTTCATTTTTataggaaaataagaaaaaaacgataacacATCTTCATTTTAAAGATTGGCCAGATCATGATGTTCCAGAGGATTTTGAttcaatgattaatttttgcCAAATTATGCGTCGTAATATAGGCACTAATAAAGGTTTTGTTGTTATTCATTGcaggtattattatattaaagaacattattttttctagaataatacatacaaaaaataatgtgTTAATGttgtaaatgtatttttttagtGCGGGAATTGGTAGAACAGGTACCTTAATAGCAATTGATATACTTTTACAATATCTTagagataatagaaaattagatGTGTTCGGAACTGTTTATAGATTAAGACATTATAGAATAAATATGGTTCAAAGAGAGGTATGCAATAGaattgaaaattatgaaaaaggtCATTATGTGTATGTAACAGATTAATTactttgataacattttttttataattttagagtcaatatacctacatatataactGTATAATGCAGGTCCTTAAAAatccatattttttaaaaacatgtaagttatttaaaagtaatagtaattaattaagattccttgataaaataaaagataacattaagtttattttttttttttttttataatatagataaaccACCTCATGTGGATCCAATGCATGATAATAATTCCAAAAGTGCAAGTGAAACTACTAATTCGGATGGCAGCCTTACAGTAAATCTTGAAACATGTATGTGACTTTCTCACATATATAGATCGCAACAGATATTTTGTTTGTTATGAAACTATTATTCAGgccatatttatattatatactactgaaaaaaaaaaaaaatttttttttaaccattttgttaatattgataatgaatCTTATTTAGGAGATTGCAATATTTactaaattttcaaatatgaaCAAATATATGATCGAATGTGCCTTGTCGATGTCTGACTCAATGAGCACAAAATTgatcaaaaaatttttgtaatgaatttaataagcagaatatgaattatatacaACTCAGAAAgacaaattttttacaaaattacttttttacaAATCAAAGTAAGCAACTTAAGCTAAAGCATTAAATACATTctaattcattataaataaataacagaatatattctttttacagaacattataataatgaggTTTAAACATAACGTGTAAAGCAAACATGGTAAAATTACTTTAATTCTTTGATTAATcctttaatgtatatattgtaaactagccattaataatgacatttataatattaaaaacattctTATAAAATACTTTATCGTATCACGTacaaagattaattataaggAAAAACTTAAGGTAATTGATTGTAATTGTAACCATGATATTATACAAGTGTAAAagcattaatttatatatttttattgttattagaaaaatattataaaaatgtaatgcaggaaatatacatatatatatatatatacatatatatttctctataatttctttttcatttatgcaATTGTACTATTATATACAAACCATACAGTGAAGTACACTTAATTAGTTCaacgttttaatataaaacaatattttttatattttaaagaagtAACTTTAttggataaattaatatcgatattttgtaGAATAATCTTTTGGTGATACAACCAAACCTCGTCCTTTCCTTGCACCTCTATAAACTgtttcaataatatcaatcatTTCCTGTTTATCTTCAAGTgtccaattaattttattattatttcctgtACCCAAATCAATCATTATGTGTttatttctaaagaaaaacataactGTGCAAGGATCGTATAACTCATACCTAAAAAATGATTTGTGACgtctaatattttcttttatcgttacaagaatataattgacgaaataattaattaattgagtAAACTTACATTTTGTTGAAATCAGGAACTTCTGTAATGTCGACTAAATATATTACCGCAAAATTTTTAACCTTTTCTGCGATGTTGTAAAGTACTTCATCCATTTTCATACATGTTGGATCCCAATCATGACCGAATCTAATAAcctaacaaaaatatcatcacagagaatttaagaaaaaaaaacgataaattgacaattataagaaattacatcatcatcattgtttatttaataattataaactcgattatttatattatatgtatgaaaCTTACAACTACTCGATCTTCTTCGGACAAAATGGCTTGATCAACTTGCCACCCATTATGAAGATGCGATAACATATAAGACATTTTGCCGTATTTTTAAAgttaattgttataatcacaataaaatattatatatacatagacaatatattttctataattttaatattatgcgACAACACATGAGAATCATCAGATCACCCAATACGTGCATCAAcgtttgataatataatttcttccATATCTATTTAAGACTACATTAGTTTGATTTTTTATCACGATGAGCGTTACTGTTCGTattcattgataaaatttagTTACCGATGTATTAGTAGATGGCTATAGTATCGCTGCGAATATAATGCTCTCTAATGTACTTATGTGGAATTAATTCATTACACTAGTCGTTTATGATAACAAATAAACATTGATTTAAAACTGTTCACTATCCctgattttgttattgtttatgtcaTCAATGAGAACAAACGTAATTCTAGACCGATTTTGATGAACAAGATCTCATTTTAGAGACAAAGATTTAATCTAGGAAATAT
This is a stretch of genomic DNA from Vespa crabro chromosome 3, iyVesCrab1.2, whole genome shotgun sequence. It encodes these proteins:
- the LOC124422714 gene encoding thioredoxin-like protein 4A, with product MSYMLSHLHNGWQVDQAILSEEDRVVVIRFGHDWDPTCMKMDEVLYNIAEKVKNFAVIYLVDITEVPDFNKMYELYDPCTVMFFFRNKHIMIDLGTGNNNKINWTLEDKQEMIDIIETVYRGARKGRGLVVSPKDYSTKYRY